GCAGTTGTTCCAGCAACGTATCGGTAAAGTGCAGCCCGGCGGTCGGGGCCGCCACAGCGCCTGGGTCGCGGGCATAAACGGTTTGATAGCGTTTGGCGTCTTCCTCATCGGGCACGTGGGTGATATACGGCGGCAGCGGTAACAAGCCTGCCGCATCCAGAATCTCCAGCACCGATGCTTCTGCATCGAACTCCAGCAAGAACAGCTCGCCCTGGCGTTCAATCATGGTGGCAGCCCAGCCGCCATTGAAGATCAGTTTGCTGCCCGGCTTGGGCGACTTGGATGAACGCACGTGCGCGAGCGCGCGATGCGGGCCCAATACGCGTTCGATCAACGCCTCAATCTGGCCGCCGCTTTCTTTCTGCCCAAACAGCCGCGCCTTGATCACTTTGGTGTCGTTGAACACCAAAACGTCGCCTGCGCGTAAAAAGCCGGGAAGTTCGGCGAACGTGCGATCTTGCAGGGTGGCACCATCCACGTGTAGTAAACGGCTGCCACCGCGCTGTTCCGGCGGAAACTGGGCGATCAAATGCTCGGGCAAGTGGTAATCAAAATCAGATAACTGCATGGAAATACTCAGTAGTCGCTGTAACAAAGTTACGGCAGTATATCAGCAGCAAACGGTCGCAAGCCGCGCTGTGCTTCGTTAAAACACGTTTTCAAACGAGTGTTTTATCTTGCAAATTCTGCGAATTTCGTCGAATTTACTGGACAACACCCATCTGGCTCGGCAAACTCCCGCCGATGACAGGGAACACTCGATCCGGGGCGACCATGACGCAAGGCCGAAAAATACTGGTTCTGCACGGTCCCAACCTCAATCTGCTCGGGGTACGCGAACCGCAACATTATGGCGCCGATACACTGGCTGCCATCAATGCCCGTTTGATTGAACAAGGCGCCGCAGTGGGTGCCCTGGTTGAAACATTCCAGTCCAATCGCGAATTCGAGTTGATCGAACGCATTCATGCAACCTTGAACGACGGCACTGACTTCATTGTCATTAATCCGGCCGCGTTCACCCATACCAGTGTGGCGTTGCGCGATGCCCTTTCCGGCGTCAAAAAGCCTTTTGTGGAAGTACATCTTTCCAACGTTCACGCCCGTGAATCGTTTCGGCATCACTCGTTCTTTTCCGATCTCGCCGTTGGCGTGATCTGCGGCTTGGGCGCCAAAGGCTATGAATATGCCTTGGCGTTCGCGCTCAATCATTCCGTCAAGACGTCCTGAAGACGACGTCGTTGTCCCAAAACTAAATACATATCAAAGAAGGGTTGCCATCAATGGACTTGCGCAAACTCAAAAAGCTGATCGATCTCGTCGAGGAATCCGGCATTGCCGAGCTTGAAGTGACCGAGGGCGAAGAAAAAGTTCGCATTACCCGCGTGAATCAATCCCTCGCGCCAACTTACCTGACCCAGGCACCGCAGATCCAGTTGCCAGCCGGCGCCCCTGCGGCAGCTGCGGCACCGGTTGCGGCTGAAGCCGCTCCGGCCGTGCAAGAAGGCACACCGGTCAAGTCGCCAATGGTCGGCACGTTCTACCGCGCGCCAAGCCCTGGCGCCAAGAACTTCATTGAAATCGGCCAGCAAGTGAATGTCGGCGATACGCTGTGCATCATTGAGGCGATGAAGCTCTTGAACGAGATCGAAGCCGAAGTCAGCGGCACGGTTAAAGCCGTGCTGGTGGAAAACGGTCAGCCGGTTGAATACGGCGAGCCGCTGTTCATTATTGGATAATTCTGTGAGGTGTACGGCGCTGCAAAACTGGTCGATAACGCCAGCCAGGTTGCGCCAGATCTCTCACTTCTCACGGAGTTGAGCCATGTTTGACAAGATTCTGATCGCAAATCGCGGAGAAATTGCTCTGCGGATTTTGCGTGCATGCCGCGAAATGGGCATCAAGACCGTGGTCGTGCATTCTGAAATCGACCGCGAAGCCAAATATGTAAAGCTGGCCGATGAGTCGGTATGTATCGGCCCGAACCCGTCCGGTTTGAGCTATCTGAACGTACCGTCGCTGATTGCTGCCGCTGAAGTCACTGAAGCACAAGCCATTCACCCAGGTTACGGTTTTCTGTCGGAAAACGCTGACTTTGCGCAACGTGTAGAAGAATCCGGCTTTGTGTTCATCGGCCCCAAGCCTGAATCCATCCGCCTGATGGGTGACAAGGTTTCCGCCAAGAACGCCATGAAAGCGGCCAAGGTGCCGTGCGTACCGGGCTCAGATGGCGCGCTGCCAGACGACAACACCGAAGTTCTGAAGATTGCCCGCAAGATCGGTTATCCGGTGATCATCAAGGCCGCTGGCGGCGGCGGTGGTCGCGGTATGCGTGTGGTGCACGAAGAAAACGAACTGCTGCGTTCGGTCGAAATGACCAAGTCGGAAGCAGGCGCGGCCTTCGGCAACCCGACCGTATACATGGAAAAGTTTCTGGAAAACCCACGCCACGTGGAAATCCAGATTCTGGCCGATACCCACGGCAACGCCATTTATCTGGGCGAACGCGATTGTTCCATGCAACGCCGCCACCAGAAAGTGATCGAAGAAGCGCCGGCTCCAGGCATTACCGAAGCGCAACGCAAACGTGTGGGCGAAGCCTGCGCCGATGCTTGCCGCAAGATCGGTTATCGCGGTGCCGGTACTTTTGAGTTTCTGTTCGAAAATGGCGAGTTCTATTTCATTGAAATGAACACCCGCGTGCAGGTGGAACACCCGGTGACCGAAATGATTACCGGCGTGGACATCGTGCAAGAACAGATCCGCGTTGCTGCTGGCTTGAAGCTCAATTACACGCAAAAAGACATCAAGCTCAAAGGCCACGCCATTGAGTGCCGCATTAACGCCGAAGACCCGCTCAAGTTTGTACCGAGCCCAGGTCGCATCACCACGTGGCATACGCCGGGTGGCCCAGGCGTGCGGGTGGATTCACACGTGTACCAAGGCTATTTTGTTCCGCCAAACTACGATTCGATGATCGGCAAGATCATCACCTACGGTGACACACGCGAGCAGGCCATGGCCCGCATGCGTATTGCGCTGTCGGAAATGGTGGTTCAAGGCATCAACACCAATATTCCTTTGCACCAGCAATTGTTGCTGGATGCGGCCTTTATCAAGGGCGGCACCAGTATTCATTACCTGGAGCACAAAATGCCGGAAATCCGCGCATTGCTGGAAAATCAGATCGGCTAAACTGCCTCTGAATGGTGGTAATACAAAACGGAGCTACGGCTCCGTTTTGCTTTGTTAGCCAGCAAAAAATCTGCAACTTCGGGCAAAGCCCCTGTTGCATGTCGTAAATCGCGCTTTTCTTGCAGTGCTGAGCAATGCGAGAATGGTCATTTGGTTTTGAGGCAGCATCATGTCCTGGCAAGAACTTCGTATCGAAACAGATTCCCGGAATGCCGAGGCGCTGTCGGACGCCCTCTTCGATCTGGGCGCCCTGTCCGTGTCGATCGAGGACGCCACTGCGGGCACCGCCGATGAAAAACCCATTTTTGGCGAGCCGGGTGAACCGCTCGAACAACTGTGGGAAAAAAGCATCGTGGTGGCCTTGCTGGAAGATGGCGCAGCGCCAGAATTCATCGTGGCCGCAGCATGCAATAGCACCGGCATTGCCCACCCGCTGTACACCGTGCAGATCGTGGAAGAACAAGACTGGGTGCGTTTGACGCAATCGCAGTTTGATCCGATCCGCATTTCCGACCGGCTGTGGATTACACCCACATGGCACGAATCGCCCGATGCACGTGCGATTAACATCGTGCTTGATCCCGGTCTGGCGTTCGGCACCGGCAGCCATCCCACCACGCGGCTGTGCCTGAAATGGCTGGACAGCAATATCCAGCAAAGCGAAACCGTGCTGGATTACGGGTGTGGTTCCGGCATTCTGGCCATCGCCGCGAAGAAATTGGGCGCTGGCGACACACACGGCGTGGATATCGATGCGCAAGCGATGATTGCATCACGCCAGAATGCCGAGCAGAACAACGTGGAAATCTCGTTCTTCTTGCCCAACGAAGCACCCCAGCAGCAATACGACGTGGTGGTCGCCAACATTCTGACCAACCCGCTCAAAACGCTGGCACCGTTGCTGGCCGGGCGTGTGCGTGCCGGTGGGCACATTGCGTTGTCGGGCATTCTGGAAGAACAGGCCGATGAAGTCATGGCGATTTACGGCGTGTGGTTCACCTTCTTGCCGCCCGCTGCCGAAGAAGGCTGGGTGTGCTTGTCGGGTACGCGCAAACAAGGTTGATGGCCGTTCGCGTCATCCAGATAAAAGCCGGTCGCGTTTGCAACCGGCTTTTTTATTGCCACTCCAGGTGGACCAGCGCATCACCAGGCTCAACTCCGAACCGTCACAACACGCCCGGCCAGCCCAACATCCGTATCGGCTTCGTCCGCAACATCTGCCAGCAACGCGGGCAAGCGCAGCCCCAGCGTCACGCCGCGCAACGCCATGAATAGCATCAGTGCCAGCCACAAGCCGTGATTACCCATTAAGGGCAACAAGATCAGTGCCAGCACGATAAAACAGCCAAAACACAAGGCCATGCAGCGCATTAAATCGTGAGTGCGCGTGGCGCCAATAAACACCCCATCCAGCAAAAACCCCCAGACCGAGATCACGGGTGCCAGTACGGCCCAGGGCAAATAACGTTCGGCGGCAATGCGGATTGCGCTCTGATCTGTGAGCAAACCAATGATCGTCGGGCCAGCCAGGGCATAAACCACGCTGAAAATGAGAGCCAGCACGCTAGACCATAACAGGCTGATCTTGATCGCCCGCACCAGTTGATCGCGGCGGCGCGCGCCAATAGCTTCACCGGTCAGTGCTTCAATCGCATGGGCAAGGCCATCCAGCCCATACGCCATAAATGTCTGGAAATTCATCAACAAGGCATTGGCGGCCAGGATCACGTCGCTCTGCCTGGCACCGGCATGGGCAAACCAGCCAAAGCTGGCCAACAGCAACATGGTCCGAAAAAAGATGTCGCGATTGATTAACGCCAGGCGGCGTAGTGAGGCAGATTCAATCAGGCGGCGCCAGACCATGCCTGGCAAATCATGTGGCAGCAATCTGGATAACACCAGCACGCCAGCAATAAAACCCGCCAGGTCGGCACAGGCCGTGGCCCAACCGATACCGACAATCCCCCACCCCAACCCACGCACAAAACTGTAAACCGCGACGATATTGACCAGATTGATCAGCAACTGCAGCAACAAGGCCCAGCGCACCCGCTGCACGCCCAGCAAATAGCCCAGCACCACATAGTTGGCCAGCACCAGCGGAGCCGACCAGATGCGGGCATGCGCGTAGCTTGCCGCGTCACTTTGTACCGCCGGGCTACCGCCGAGCAACTTCAGCGCGAAGCCAATCAACGGCACCTGCAACAGCAAAATCGTCAGCCCGATCGCCAGCGCCAGCGACATGGCGCGTAAGAGGTTATCGCGCAGAGCAATGTCATCTCTGGCACCCCAAGCCTGTGCCACCAGACCCGTCGTGCCCATGCGCAAAAAGCCGAAACCCCAGAACACGAAGCTGAAAAACACGCCGCCCAAGGCCACGCCACCAATGGCGGATGCATCGGTCAAATGCCCGGCCATGGCGGTATCCACGGCGGCGAGCAAAGGTTGGGTCAGATTGGCCAGCGCAATAGGAAACGCCAGGCCAAGCACGCGGCGGTGGCTAACGCCGCTGACTGGATTGCTCATGATGCTGAGGCTCTGAGAAAGAATCCCGATGATGATCGCATATTCCGGGCGCTTCTTTGCATGCCTGCGTATTGCACGTAACAACATACTTGCGCAACCGTGACCGGTGTCAGGTTACAGGCTAGAATCGCGGCCATGAGCTACGTTACGCGCTGCCCCAACTGCCGCACCGCCTTCAAAGTAACCGAAACGCAACTGGCCGCCCATGGCGGCAAAGTGCGTTGCGGCAAATGTGCATTCATTTTCAATGCACGTGACAGCCTGGAACTGCAAGCCAGCACCGAAAAACCTGCGCCAGTGGTCGAACGCGCCGCGCCGCAAGTTGTTCCAACCCCTGTGGCAGCCGCTCCGGCACCAGTGAGCATCAGCGCACAACCTGCCGCCAAAGAATACGTTCCGGTTTTTGCGCCAGCGCCTGCCCCCATTGAGACACCGGCACCCAGCCCGGTTCCGGCGCCGTTGCTGGCACCGGCTCCATTGCCAACTCCTACGCCGGCAGCCGTCGCTCACACGCCGCAAGCTGCAATCGCACCTGACCTCGCCAAGACAATTACAGCGGCGCCGCAAGAGTCCGTGCAGGACTGGCTGGAAAATTCCTACGTTCAGGCGATTGCCGCTGTGGCAGCTGAAGCCGAAGCCACCGACTACGACGATTACGTTGCACCGCCTGTAGCAACTCCGACACCAGCGATTGAGCCGGTTGCATCAACTGCAACTGCGCCCGCCGCCGAGCCTGTCGCGCCGCCAGTTGCGGTCGAGCCTGCTCATGTTGTCGCAGAAGAAGAGCCAATTTTTACCGTGCCGCTGGAAACCTGGTCTGCCCAGGCCAGTGAGCGTGGTGAAGGTTATTTCCCGATTCGTACCGCAGAAGACGATGCATTGCTGGCGTTGCCACCTGCAAGGCCCAAGTGGCATTACGCCGCATTGCCCGTGGCTGTGCTGCTGATTCTGTTATTGGTGTTCCAGGCAGGAATCCGCTATCGCAATGAGTTGAGCGTCAACTTCCCGTGGTTGCGTCCGCCGCTGACTTCCGTTTGCCAGCTGTTTGGTTGTGACCTGCCGTTGCCACGCAATGCCAGTCTGCTGCGTTCGGACTATTCCGAGCTGATCTTTGTACCAGATCATCCAGAGTTGATTCAGCTATCGGCATCTCTGCGCAATCTGGCCGCTTATGATCAGGCCCTCCCATCGCTGGAGCTGACCTTGACCAACGCGCAAGAAGAAGTTGTGGCAAAGAAGGTGTTTACTGCCAAAGACTATCTGGTTGCCAACGAGAAAAAACGTAGCGCCCTGGCCACCAATGACGAATTGCATGTTTTCCTGCAACTCAATGCTGCGGGTCTGAATGCCAGTGGCTACTCGTTGTACTGGTTTTATCCATAAACGGTGCCAATTCGCCTTGGCGATCTTCGACCGATGGAAGTTGATCCGCGTTTACGCTTGAAAATCCCGCCGCAC
This genomic interval from Silvimonas soli contains the following:
- the queA gene encoding tRNA preQ1(34) S-adenosylmethionine ribosyltransferase-isomerase QueA, whose amino-acid sequence is MQLSDFDYHLPEHLIAQFPPEQRGGSRLLHVDGATLQDRTFAELPGFLRAGDVLVFNDTKVIKARLFGQKESGGQIEALIERVLGPHRALAHVRSSKSPKPGSKLIFNGGWAATMIERQGELFLLEFDAEASVLEILDAAGLLPLPPYITHVPDEEDAKRYQTVYARDPGAVAAPTAGLHFTDTLLEQLRAQGVQTAFLTLHVGAGTFQPVRVENVAEHKMHFERYAISPETVALLQKAKAEGGRIIAVGTTSLRALEAASQQGFLAQPEGDTDIFITPGYQFRVVDRLVTNFHLPKSTLLMLVAAFAGHDTMMNAYQHAVAHEYRFFSYGDAMLLERQSL
- the aroQ gene encoding type II 3-dehydroquinate dehydratase, with the translated sequence MTQGRKILVLHGPNLNLLGVREPQHYGADTLAAINARLIEQGAAVGALVETFQSNREFELIERIHATLNDGTDFIVINPAAFTHTSVALRDALSGVKKPFVEVHLSNVHARESFRHHSFFSDLAVGVICGLGAKGYEYALAFALNHSVKTS
- the accB gene encoding acetyl-CoA carboxylase biotin carboxyl carrier protein, producing the protein MDLRKLKKLIDLVEESGIAELEVTEGEEKVRITRVNQSLAPTYLTQAPQIQLPAGAPAAAAAPVAAEAAPAVQEGTPVKSPMVGTFYRAPSPGAKNFIEIGQQVNVGDTLCIIEAMKLLNEIEAEVSGTVKAVLVENGQPVEYGEPLFIIG
- the accC gene encoding acetyl-CoA carboxylase biotin carboxylase subunit — encoded protein: MFDKILIANRGEIALRILRACREMGIKTVVVHSEIDREAKYVKLADESVCIGPNPSGLSYLNVPSLIAAAEVTEAQAIHPGYGFLSENADFAQRVEESGFVFIGPKPESIRLMGDKVSAKNAMKAAKVPCVPGSDGALPDDNTEVLKIARKIGYPVIIKAAGGGGGRGMRVVHEENELLRSVEMTKSEAGAAFGNPTVYMEKFLENPRHVEIQILADTHGNAIYLGERDCSMQRRHQKVIEEAPAPGITEAQRKRVGEACADACRKIGYRGAGTFEFLFENGEFYFIEMNTRVQVEHPVTEMITGVDIVQEQIRVAAGLKLNYTQKDIKLKGHAIECRINAEDPLKFVPSPGRITTWHTPGGPGVRVDSHVYQGYFVPPNYDSMIGKIITYGDTREQAMARMRIALSEMVVQGINTNIPLHQQLLLDAAFIKGGTSIHYLEHKMPEIRALLENQIG
- the prmA gene encoding 50S ribosomal protein L11 methyltransferase, which codes for MSWQELRIETDSRNAEALSDALFDLGALSVSIEDATAGTADEKPIFGEPGEPLEQLWEKSIVVALLEDGAAPEFIVAAACNSTGIAHPLYTVQIVEEQDWVRLTQSQFDPIRISDRLWITPTWHESPDARAINIVLDPGLAFGTGSHPTTRLCLKWLDSNIQQSETVLDYGCGSGILAIAAKKLGAGDTHGVDIDAQAMIASRQNAEQNNVEISFFLPNEAPQQQYDVVVANILTNPLKTLAPLLAGRVRAGGHIALSGILEEQADEVMAIYGVWFTFLPPAAEEGWVCLSGTRKQG
- a CDS encoding MATE family efflux transporter translates to MSNPVSGVSHRRVLGLAFPIALANLTQPLLAAVDTAMAGHLTDASAIGGVALGGVFFSFVFWGFGFLRMGTTGLVAQAWGARDDIALRDNLLRAMSLALAIGLTILLLQVPLIGFALKLLGGSPAVQSDAASYAHARIWSAPLVLANYVVLGYLLGVQRVRWALLLQLLINLVNIVAVYSFVRGLGWGIVGIGWATACADLAGFIAGVLVLSRLLPHDLPGMVWRRLIESASLRRLALINRDIFFRTMLLLASFGWFAHAGARQSDVILAANALLMNFQTFMAYGLDGLAHAIEALTGEAIGARRRDQLVRAIKISLLWSSVLALIFSVVYALAGPTIIGLLTDQSAIRIAAERYLPWAVLAPVISVWGFLLDGVFIGATRTHDLMRCMALCFGCFIVLALILLPLMGNHGLWLALMLFMALRGVTLGLRLPALLADVADEADTDVGLAGRVVTVRS
- a CDS encoding DUF3426 domain-containing protein; its protein translation is MSYVTRCPNCRTAFKVTETQLAAHGGKVRCGKCAFIFNARDSLELQASTEKPAPVVERAAPQVVPTPVAAAPAPVSISAQPAAKEYVPVFAPAPAPIETPAPSPVPAPLLAPAPLPTPTPAAVAHTPQAAIAPDLAKTITAAPQESVQDWLENSYVQAIAAVAAEAEATDYDDYVAPPVATPTPAIEPVASTATAPAAEPVAPPVAVEPAHVVAEEEPIFTVPLETWSAQASERGEGYFPIRTAEDDALLALPPARPKWHYAALPVAVLLILLLVFQAGIRYRNELSVNFPWLRPPLTSVCQLFGCDLPLPRNASLLRSDYSELIFVPDHPELIQLSASLRNLAAYDQALPSLELTLTNAQEEVVAKKVFTAKDYLVANEKKRSALATNDELHVFLQLNAAGLNASGYSLYWFYP